Proteins found in one Lutimonas zeaxanthinifaciens genomic segment:
- a CDS encoding class I SAM-dependent methyltransferase — MSNVNSSLEPYSSKERLKPFLKCIDYTVSRETFELFMDPETELLVTFPRPSEKDLPAYYESDAYISHTDSTKSLMDKVYQMIKSYSMKRKLKLINSSSSQKGKILDVGCGTGDFLEVCQADEWKVTGIEPSLKATALAEKKIAPKGRLFNDISEITKEEYDSFDVITMWHVLEHVPNLLEYIDLLKKLLKKDGCLIIAVPNYKSYDAEFYKEFWAAYDVPRHLWHFSQKSIRRIFSAKNFEVLKTDPLIFDSFYVSLLSEKYKYGSSNMIRAFKTGLMSNLKARGTGNYSSLIYLIKNT, encoded by the coding sequence ATGAGCAACGTAAACTCAAGCCTTGAACCTTACTCAAGTAAAGAGAGGTTGAAACCTTTTTTGAAGTGTATCGATTACACTGTTTCACGTGAAACGTTTGAGCTTTTTATGGATCCTGAAACGGAATTGCTGGTGACATTTCCAAGGCCCTCTGAAAAAGACCTCCCTGCTTATTATGAAAGTGATGCATATATTTCTCATACAGACTCTACAAAGTCATTGATGGATAAGGTATATCAAATGATCAAATCTTATTCAATGAAAAGAAAACTTAAATTGATTAATTCAAGCTCATCCCAAAAAGGAAAAATACTTGATGTTGGATGTGGAACTGGAGATTTTTTAGAAGTATGCCAAGCTGATGAGTGGAAGGTAACCGGAATCGAACCGAGCTTGAAGGCAACGGCCCTTGCTGAAAAAAAAATAGCTCCTAAAGGAAGGTTATTTAACGATATAAGTGAAATCACAAAAGAAGAATACGATTCTTTTGATGTCATAACAATGTGGCACGTATTAGAACATGTACCGAATCTTTTGGAATACATAGACTTGCTTAAGAAATTACTAAAGAAAGACGGTTGTTTGATCATAGCTGTGCCGAACTATAAAAGTTATGACGCTGAATTTTATAAAGAGTTTTGGGCGGCTTATGACGTACCTCGTCATTTATGGCATTTTAGTCAAAAATCCATCCGTAGAATATTTTCCGCAAAAAACTTTGAAGTCCTTAAAACAGATCCTTTGATTTTTGATTCTTTTTATGTCAGCCTTCTATCAGAAAAATATAAATACGGAAGTTCGAATATGATCCGTGCTTTTAAAACAGGTCTGATGTCAAATCTGAAAGCTCGAGGTACCGGAAACTACTCTTCGCTTATTTATTTGATTAAAAACACCTAA
- a CDS encoding OmpH family outer membrane protein, translating to MKKLAVVFSLMMLMASCNQVKIAYVDVEEILKEYDGAKKAEEDMKAKSQAISQQLDQLAQPLQEKIQEYQKNKDNLSASARQKKESELMQEQQMFQQQQQMAQQQVQAEGQRMFEEMNSDIESFLEDYGKSKGYTYILGSSMQTKSVLYGEASLNITDAVIDALNESYASDTAEDSGSTEAMEIPEVPEPAEEPAPVN from the coding sequence ATGAAAAAATTAGCGGTAGTATTTTCTTTAATGATGTTGATGGCGTCTTGCAACCAGGTTAAGATAGCTTATGTTGATGTAGAGGAAATATTGAAAGAGTATGATGGGGCCAAAAAAGCTGAAGAAGACATGAAGGCAAAATCTCAGGCCATTTCTCAACAGCTGGATCAATTGGCACAACCTCTTCAAGAGAAAATTCAGGAGTATCAGAAAAACAAAGATAACTTATCAGCTTCTGCTCGGCAGAAGAAAGAATCCGAGTTAATGCAGGAACAACAGATGTTTCAGCAACAGCAGCAAATGGCTCAGCAGCAAGTACAGGCGGAAGGCCAAAGGATGTTCGAAGAAATGAATTCAGATATAGAGTCCTTTTTAGAGGATTATGGTAAGTCAAAGGGATACACGTACATTTTGGGATCCTCAATGCAGACGAAAAGCGTGTTATACGGTGAAGCCTCTCTGAATATTACCGATGCGGTAATTGACGCCCTGAATGAAAGCTATGCATCCGACACCGCTGAGGATTCGGGATCTACTGAAGCTATGGAAATTCCTGAGGTTCCGGAACCAGCCGAAGAACCTGCTCCGGTCAACTAA
- a CDS encoding OmpA family protein, whose translation MNKKNSDYGVAILDENKLIFTSADHKVTTARKNYNPRKDLYSGDIDFDGEIKNVERVSKEINKRVNQTGVTYTKDRKTVYFSRNKYKRKLKKQKLEKNQRLILYKADVAADGSWKKIKKLPFNKKKTSSGYPVLSADDSKLYFVSDRLPSKGKSDIFVVDILKEGNYSKPRNLGSFVNTKGNETTPFITEDNILYFSSDGHEGEGKLDVFAVEVFENATSEPYHLASPINSINDDFAYIVNKDNNQGFFTSNRLQGDGFNDLYSFTLKEDVRPADCFITVDGKVRDKESYKALAGATVDLYSIDGKLLESVDTYSDGTYQFTVSCAKEYQLIASNPNYLDDKKRIEILEENYHSALHTNMNLSRIEKNKPAFDKLSPIYYEFDAYSITPEAAEEMDRIAEIMMENENLIIEASSFTDSQGTDAYNMALSKRRAKAAVEYLKSKGIEESRIRSKGYGEDKLMNQCVNGIDCTDESHQMNRRTEFNFVKIPADVKKKKPASTKTKVAVQNKKSVRPIEVRAENIQSIEAESKVEVSEISVKPILKEVEVAAAIPEKETATPEKTQPALEKSTPIKSVKSESLVVSETDNTIVAPEIDEKRIAVIEPVATPEKEENIEVVEKESVSNAEPIVDAVSTAATEEKIENEKPIDHTENQSGKIDKETLAVSAEKEKEQTDENAIKEAVVINYNSSIVATNPESNKVLNYIGTEKIKMIEQLSDLEKKYDEAIPKYPKLSDSLKVQKDKITEIIAHAENLDETGWSDIISYKNNVLHFKKKYRDLMVQNSRNRVSGTSSRIDRQLARAPEKTEANTVAQVEKPKAKVAEMEENLSVDDIQITAMKKNGKGKYQKTNSANKTDLIKVSFKLRSNDKVDSGRKEAHLVLQNPEGKVEEAKGIFTLKNTEKQSKYTDHAIINYNNHDVDVTMFIQRKGENFEKGVYPIKVFLEGELMAVTKLDLQNPY comes from the coding sequence GTGAATAAGAAAAACTCTGACTATGGTGTTGCCATATTAGATGAGAATAAATTGATATTTACTTCAGCGGATCATAAAGTAACTACTGCTAGAAAAAACTATAACCCAAGAAAAGATCTATATTCAGGAGATATAGATTTTGATGGTGAGATTAAAAATGTAGAACGAGTTAGCAAAGAGATCAACAAGAGAGTTAATCAAACAGGAGTAACGTATACCAAAGATCGCAAAACAGTTTACTTCAGCAGAAACAAATATAAAAGGAAACTGAAAAAACAAAAGCTCGAAAAAAACCAGCGATTGATTTTGTACAAAGCCGATGTTGCTGCTGACGGGTCTTGGAAGAAAATAAAAAAATTGCCTTTTAACAAAAAGAAAACTTCTTCAGGCTATCCTGTATTGAGCGCTGATGACAGCAAATTGTATTTTGTTTCAGATCGGTTACCTTCTAAGGGTAAGTCCGATATCTTTGTCGTTGATATATTAAAGGAAGGAAACTATAGCAAGCCCCGAAACTTAGGATCCTTTGTGAACACTAAAGGAAACGAAACCACCCCATTTATTACAGAAGACAATATTCTTTACTTCTCATCCGATGGTCACGAGGGTGAAGGAAAATTAGATGTGTTTGCTGTTGAAGTGTTTGAAAATGCTACCTCAGAACCTTATCATCTGGCTTCTCCAATTAATAGTATAAACGATGATTTTGCTTACATCGTAAACAAAGATAACAACCAGGGATTTTTTACTTCGAACAGATTGCAGGGTGACGGTTTTAATGACCTTTACTCGTTTACTTTAAAAGAAGATGTAAGACCTGCTGACTGCTTTATTACCGTAGATGGTAAAGTGCGGGACAAAGAATCCTATAAAGCTCTTGCAGGTGCCACTGTAGATCTGTATTCTATTGACGGTAAGCTACTTGAGTCTGTCGATACCTATAGTGACGGTACCTATCAGTTTACAGTATCATGTGCGAAAGAGTACCAGTTAATCGCTTCAAACCCGAATTATCTTGATGATAAAAAACGTATCGAAATATTAGAAGAAAATTATCATTCTGCATTACACACCAATATGAATTTGAGCAGAATCGAAAAGAATAAGCCAGCTTTTGACAAGTTGTCTCCAATTTATTATGAGTTTGATGCTTATTCAATTACTCCTGAAGCTGCTGAGGAAATGGATAGAATTGCTGAGATTATGATGGAAAACGAGAATCTCATTATAGAAGCTTCTTCATTCACTGATTCACAAGGTACTGATGCTTATAATATGGCGCTTTCAAAAAGACGTGCAAAAGCAGCAGTTGAATACCTTAAATCTAAAGGAATCGAAGAAAGCAGAATTCGATCTAAAGGATACGGTGAGGATAAATTGATGAATCAATGTGTTAACGGTATTGATTGTACAGATGAGTCTCATCAGATGAACCGAAGGACAGAATTCAATTTTGTTAAAATTCCGGCGGATGTCAAGAAAAAGAAGCCGGCATCAACTAAGACAAAAGTGGCTGTTCAGAATAAGAAATCGGTTCGTCCAATTGAAGTAAGGGCTGAGAATATTCAGAGTATAGAAGCTGAATCCAAAGTGGAGGTAAGTGAGATTTCAGTAAAACCTATACTAAAAGAGGTTGAAGTAGCCGCTGCCATTCCCGAAAAGGAAACAGCAACACCAGAGAAGACACAACCGGCACTGGAAAAATCTACTCCTATTAAAAGTGTAAAATCAGAATCACTGGTTGTTTCAGAAACCGACAATACAATAGTGGCTCCTGAAATTGATGAGAAAAGAATCGCTGTTATAGAGCCTGTTGCTACACCAGAAAAAGAAGAAAATATTGAGGTAGTAGAAAAAGAATCTGTTTCCAATGCAGAACCAATAGTAGATGCCGTTTCTACAGCTGCAACCGAAGAAAAAATTGAAAATGAAAAACCTATTGATCATACAGAAAACCAAAGTGGGAAAATTGACAAGGAAACGCTAGCAGTTTCCGCTGAAAAAGAAAAAGAACAAACGGATGAGAATGCAATTAAGGAGGCGGTAGTTATCAATTACAATTCATCAATTGTGGCAACAAATCCTGAAAGCAATAAGGTGCTGAATTATATTGGTACTGAAAAAATTAAAATGATTGAGCAGCTTTCGGATCTTGAAAAGAAATATGATGAAGCTATTCCAAAGTACCCTAAACTTTCAGATTCATTAAAGGTTCAGAAAGATAAAATAACCGAGATCATTGCCCATGCAGAGAATCTTGACGAGACGGGATGGTCTGATATTATATCTTACAAAAACAATGTTTTGCATTTTAAAAAGAAGTACAGGGACCTGATGGTTCAAAATAGCAGAAACAGAGTTTCAGGTACTTCCTCAAGAATAGACAGACAATTGGCTCGTGCTCCGGAAAAGACAGAAGCAAATACAGTTGCACAAGTTGAAAAACCTAAGGCCAAAGTTGCTGAAATGGAAGAGAATTTGAGTGTTGATGACATACAGATTACGGCAATGAAGAAAAATGGTAAAGGAAAGTATCAAAAAACCAACAGTGCGAACAAAACGGATTTGATCAAAGTATCCTTTAAGTTACGCAGCAATGACAAGGTTGATTCGGGTAGAAAAGAAGCGCACCTGGTGCTTCAGAACCCGGAAGGAAAGGTTGAAGAAGCTAAAGGAATTTTTACCCTTAAAAATACTGAGAAACAATCGAAGTATACTGATCATGCCATTATCAACTATAATAATCACGATGTTGATGTAACCATGTTCATACAGAGAAAAGGTGAGAATTTTGAAAAAGGGGTTTATCCGATTAAGGTTTTCCTCGAAGGGGAATTAATGGCCGTAACCAAATTAGACCTTCAAAACCCTTATTAG
- a CDS encoding two-component regulator propeller domain-containing protein, with translation MPVFFKKHLLDFLFLFVAVQSLSGQIDFSNNWEDYFSYNNVKDFFISEENIYAIADNAAFIYINRNDEIQKISSVHGLSGKETTSLYFSRETNRFVIGYQSGLIEIIDENGKITVANDIERLDITGQKQINHISEYNGKLYLSTPFGIVVYDIVNLNFGDTYYIDENSNPVYVNETLVYDETIYAVSEKGIYTADAKDPNLIDFNNWLQPEGDLLGNFRSIAVLEGQIFTCRSSLLYQFTGIDELLQRRNYNRTILNLRSSQNQMAVNLKTSALVLDKDLTLLYEAKQTDRYEFDLNSSYAKDNEVYLATKNYGVLKKGFVDLSYQEIHPEGPSSNKVFSIEAMNNNLWVVYGGYNLSFDPLNKKLGFSHYNGSSLEASAWVNVDYNEAFPAQDLVHITIDPEAENKAYLSSWGSGMMVVEDDEPKVIWDDTNSGLEDLYQNGGPESSIRVNGASFDNRGNFWIANAWVPEKLKKLDTRGNWSGFDLSSIITDQRALGLTELIIDKSGSIWIGSRRNGALVYNESGDRKRALVTESTKGSLPDLNVRTLAVDRNNRIWIGTQKGLVVFSDASGLFEADIYDAQPVIIDDNGIPKRLLGDQPVNSIAIDGAENKWFGTDTGGVLGTNPSGSETLYNFNKDNSPLPSNSVLKIKVDDTNGKVFFATDKGIVAFNSGVAPFGESLKEVYAFPNPVKKEHEFVTIDGRNGTHLPKGTNVKILDIAGRLVYETNVDIGQEIKGGKVIWNKTNLRGRRVASGVYIVLLTSPDKSETASTKIALIN, from the coding sequence ATGCCGGTTTTTTTTAAAAAACACCTTCTAGATTTTCTTTTTCTGTTTGTTGCTGTTCAAAGCCTATCGGGTCAAATTGATTTTAGCAATAACTGGGAAGATTATTTTTCCTATAATAACGTCAAGGACTTTTTTATAAGCGAAGAAAACATTTATGCAATAGCCGATAATGCTGCGTTTATTTATATCAATCGAAATGATGAAATCCAAAAGATTTCTTCTGTTCATGGTTTATCCGGAAAAGAAACTACAAGCCTTTATTTTAGTCGGGAAACAAACAGATTTGTGATAGGGTACCAAAGTGGGCTTATCGAAATCATTGATGAAAATGGTAAAATCACGGTTGCCAATGATATTGAAAGACTTGATATTACGGGTCAAAAACAGATCAATCACATTAGTGAGTACAACGGTAAACTGTACCTTTCAACTCCGTTCGGAATTGTAGTTTATGATATTGTCAATCTCAATTTTGGTGACACCTACTATATTGATGAAAACTCTAACCCTGTTTATGTCAACGAAACCCTTGTCTATGATGAAACGATTTATGCAGTTTCAGAAAAGGGAATTTATACTGCGGATGCAAAGGATCCGAATCTAATTGACTTTAACAACTGGCTGCAACCAGAAGGGGATCTTTTAGGAAACTTCAGGTCAATAGCTGTTTTAGAAGGCCAGATTTTTACCTGCAGATCGAGTCTTTTATATCAATTTACAGGAATCGATGAATTACTGCAAAGAAGAAATTACAACAGAACAATTTTAAATTTGCGTTCTTCTCAGAATCAAATGGCTGTTAACTTAAAAACATCAGCACTAGTTTTGGATAAGGATCTTACCTTGCTCTATGAGGCCAAACAAACCGATCGTTATGAGTTCGATCTAAACAGCTCGTATGCAAAGGATAATGAGGTGTATCTGGCCACCAAAAACTATGGGGTTTTAAAGAAGGGTTTTGTGGATTTATCTTACCAAGAAATACATCCTGAAGGGCCTTCATCAAACAAGGTCTTTTCGATCGAGGCAATGAACAATAATCTGTGGGTCGTTTACGGAGGATACAACCTGTCTTTTGATCCTCTTAATAAAAAACTAGGATTTTCTCATTATAACGGGTCGTCTCTGGAGGCATCAGCCTGGGTAAATGTGGACTACAATGAAGCGTTTCCCGCTCAGGATCTTGTACATATAACAATTGATCCGGAGGCGGAGAACAAGGCCTATTTAAGCTCATGGGGAAGCGGAATGATGGTTGTTGAGGATGATGAGCCTAAGGTCATTTGGGATGACACCAATAGTGGTTTAGAAGACCTTTATCAAAACGGAGGGCCTGAATCAAGCATCAGGGTCAATGGAGCATCTTTTGATAATAGAGGAAATTTCTGGATCGCTAACGCATGGGTCCCTGAAAAGCTGAAAAAATTAGACACGAGAGGAAACTGGAGCGGCTTTGATTTAAGCTCAATTATAACGGATCAAAGGGCTCTTGGATTAACGGAACTGATCATCGATAAATCCGGAAGTATCTGGATAGGTTCAAGGCGCAATGGCGCTTTGGTTTATAACGAGTCAGGAGACCGAAAAAGAGCTTTGGTGACAGAATCAACAAAAGGTTCCCTTCCCGATTTAAATGTCAGGACTTTGGCGGTTGACAGAAACAACAGGATCTGGATCGGAACCCAGAAGGGGCTTGTGGTATTTTCGGATGCATCGGGTCTTTTTGAGGCTGACATTTATGATGCCCAACCTGTCATCATTGACGACAATGGTATTCCAAAACGTTTATTAGGCGATCAGCCGGTGAACAGCATAGCCATTGACGGAGCCGAGAACAAGTGGTTTGGAACTGATACGGGAGGGGTTCTGGGTACAAACCCTTCAGGTAGCGAAACTTTGTATAATTTCAATAAGGATAATTCCCCTTTGCCCTCTAACAGTGTCCTAAAAATAAAGGTTGATGATACCAATGGAAAGGTATTTTTCGCTACCGATAAAGGAATAGTTGCCTTCAACAGCGGAGTGGCCCCGTTCGGAGAATCCTTGAAAGAAGTATATGCCTTTCCAAATCCTGTAAAAAAAGAACATGAATTCGTCACCATCGATGGAAGAAACGGAACTCATCTACCCAAAGGGACGAACGTCAAAATTCTTGATATCGCAGGGAGACTGGTTTATGAAACCAATGTTGATATTGGCCAGGAAATAAAGGGGGGAAAAGTGATATGGAACAAAACAAACCTTAGAGGAAGAAGGGTTGCCTCCGGAGTGTATATTGTGCTGCTTACAAGTCCCGATAAATCTGAAACAGCATCTACCAAAATTGCCCTTATAAATTAG
- the recO gene encoding DNA repair protein RecO: MQIKTKAIVLTSIKYGEADLIVKCLTEEGVKSYLIRSIFRSKSKKLQIGYFQPLSQLDVTAYHNNKGNLNKMSEARVSYLYGSIGPNVFKQSIALFLAECLAYALREEERNPGLFEYIETSLKWLDQHDSYANFHLIFLWYLSKFLGFFPDLEGYKKNYFDLDEGTFTERRPLGNYVDGDKLILFKSIIGIKFDDMQGLKWSSESRHEILKILLNYYELHLPGFKKPRSLKVLKEVFNEVS; the protein is encoded by the coding sequence ATGCAGATTAAAACCAAGGCGATAGTTCTTACTTCCATCAAATATGGGGAGGCTGACCTTATCGTAAAATGTTTGACAGAAGAAGGAGTAAAATCCTACCTGATCCGCAGTATTTTCAGGAGCAAAAGCAAAAAGCTTCAAATAGGCTATTTTCAGCCACTGAGTCAACTGGATGTTACTGCCTATCACAATAACAAAGGAAATTTGAACAAGATGTCTGAAGCCAGGGTATCTTATCTGTATGGCAGTATTGGCCCTAATGTCTTTAAACAGTCCATCGCTCTGTTTTTAGCCGAATGTCTCGCATATGCGCTCAGAGAGGAAGAGAGAAATCCGGGACTTTTTGAATATATTGAAACCTCGCTTAAATGGCTGGATCAACATGATTCCTATGCCAACTTTCATTTGATTTTTCTTTGGTACCTGTCTAAGTTCCTGGGTTTTTTTCCTGACCTGGAGGGATACAAAAAGAATTATTTTGATCTTGATGAGGGTACTTTCACGGAGCGAAGGCCTCTCGGTAATTATGTAGATGGGGATAAATTAATTTTATTTAAATCAATTATCGGCATAAAATTTGATGATATGCAAGGATTGAAATGGAGTTCAGAGTCAAGGCATGAAATACTGAAAATCTTATTAAACTACTATGAACTTCATTTGCCAGGATTTAAAAAACCACGATCGCTAAAAGTACTAAAAGAAGTCTTTAATGAAGTTTCTTAA
- a CDS encoding TonB-dependent receptor plug domain-containing protein, producing the protein MKFLNAVLIVLIGHFSYAQKCVIVDKDSEFPISNVQITNEARTISVVSDRNGIADLSDFEEMELLIFHHVSYVELELLKKHIRKDFTTVFLQYKSELLKEVFLSSAMGDVERNRIAEEVAVFSSKDIQRAVPQTSADMLAEIPGVKVQKTQFGGGSPVLRGMEANRILLVVDGVRMNNAIYRKGHLQNSITVSPSQLDKTEVIFGPSSVVYGSDALGGVIHYYTRKPEVSERNTVNLDFLGRYSTVNDEKTVNASVELQFEKIASFTSISHSSFGDLRMGEYRPHGFSNWGLQYEYSDNTKTFYNPEPVLNSNPNVQRNVGFEQTDILQKLFLPFENGSDLMFNLQFSTSSDINRFDKLTERKDGKLRFAEWYYGPQDRFLFSTQYHISPNKKFMDIGGFTLAYQNIKESRISRKFDSFDRSSQFERVQVFSLNGDFTKKMAPEINRDFGYGFEVAYNDVRSTSRGDVLQVEGNEIIGVEENFVVQTRYPDGGSSYLSSAVYASYRQDLGKKSTLNTGLRVTNTILNAKWVDTTYIKLPESDIQSMNTAVTLTAGYAYKPNPNWQINGVFSSGFRSPNIDDIGKVREKRGDVTVPNADLQPEFAYNFEAGLIKYFDEKKTFLGLTGYYTLLNNYIVRAPFVLNGSSQIIYDGELSNVVANVNKGNAYLIGGTLTFKGQLTNTWNTRTTITYTEGNTYDTKEPLSSIPPLFGRVEFNYVRNRVETGVNMVFNGIKKAEDYNLSEGIDNIEQTPFLIDQDTYYGSPPWYTLNYYMRFKTSKYVDLLINVDNIMDHHYKEFASAISAPGRNFSFTVIGNF; encoded by the coding sequence ATGAAGTTTCTTAATGCAGTATTAATTGTCCTGATTGGACATTTTTCTTATGCGCAAAAATGTGTAATTGTAGATAAGGACTCTGAATTTCCTATTTCCAATGTACAGATCACCAATGAAGCACGGACGATATCCGTGGTTTCAGATCGTAACGGTATAGCTGACTTGAGTGATTTTGAGGAAATGGAACTCCTCATATTTCATCATGTGAGTTACGTTGAACTAGAGTTATTAAAAAAGCATATTAGAAAAGATTTTACAACGGTATTTCTTCAATACAAATCAGAACTGTTAAAAGAAGTTTTTCTTTCTTCTGCCATGGGTGATGTTGAAAGGAACAGAATTGCGGAGGAGGTTGCTGTTTTCTCCAGTAAGGATATTCAAAGGGCAGTACCACAGACCTCTGCCGATATGCTGGCTGAAATCCCGGGAGTGAAAGTTCAAAAAACTCAATTTGGAGGAGGAAGCCCTGTCCTGAGAGGGATGGAAGCAAACAGGATCCTTCTGGTTGTGGATGGGGTTCGAATGAACAATGCGATTTATCGAAAGGGCCATCTTCAAAATTCAATTACAGTAAGTCCCAGCCAGCTGGATAAAACAGAAGTAATATTTGGACCATCTTCAGTGGTTTATGGATCTGATGCCCTGGGAGGAGTAATTCATTACTATACAAGAAAGCCGGAAGTTTCAGAAAGGAACACTGTTAATCTGGATTTTCTTGGCAGATACAGTACAGTAAATGATGAAAAAACGGTTAATGCTTCTGTTGAATTACAGTTTGAGAAAATAGCCTCATTTACAAGTATTTCACACAGCAGCTTCGGAGACCTTAGAATGGGAGAATACAGGCCTCATGGATTCAGCAACTGGGGTCTTCAATATGAATACTCAGATAATACAAAAACATTCTATAATCCGGAACCGGTTCTGAATTCAAATCCAAATGTCCAGCGAAATGTAGGGTTTGAACAAACTGACATTCTTCAAAAGCTTTTTCTTCCTTTTGAAAACGGAAGTGACCTCATGTTTAATCTGCAATTCAGTACATCATCAGATATAAACAGGTTTGATAAGCTCACAGAAAGAAAGGACGGAAAGCTAAGATTTGCTGAATGGTATTATGGTCCACAAGATCGATTTTTATTTTCGACTCAGTACCATATCTCACCGAACAAAAAATTTATGGATATAGGTGGATTTACTTTGGCCTATCAGAATATTAAAGAATCAAGGATCAGTCGTAAATTCGACTCTTTTGATCGATCCTCACAGTTTGAGAGAGTTCAGGTATTTAGTCTTAATGGTGATTTTACTAAAAAGATGGCTCCCGAAATCAACCGAGATTTTGGATACGGTTTTGAGGTGGCTTACAATGACGTTAGATCGACTTCTAGAGGAGATGTACTTCAGGTTGAGGGGAATGAAATTATTGGTGTTGAAGAAAATTTTGTGGTCCAGACCCGATATCCGGACGGAGGAAGCAGCTACCTGAGTTCGGCTGTTTACGCCAGTTACAGACAGGACCTGGGAAAGAAATCCACATTGAATACCGGGTTAAGAGTTACAAATACCATTTTAAATGCAAAATGGGTGGATACGACCTATATCAAATTACCTGAAAGCGATATTCAATCTATGAATACGGCGGTAACTTTAACAGCAGGTTATGCTTATAAACCCAATCCCAACTGGCAGATTAACGGAGTGTTTTCTTCAGGGTTTAGATCACCCAATATTGATGATATAGGTAAAGTAAGAGAAAAAAGAGGCGATGTAACCGTGCCCAACGCAGACTTACAACCTGAATTTGCCTATAATTTTGAGGCAGGATTAATTAAATATTTTGATGAAAAGAAAACCTTTCTGGGCCTTACGGGTTATTATACCTTGCTAAATAATTATATCGTAAGAGCTCCCTTCGTATTAAACGGAAGCTCTCAGATCATTTACGATGGAGAACTTTCAAATGTCGTTGCAAATGTAAATAAAGGGAATGCCTATTTGATAGGAGGAACCCTGACCTTTAAAGGACAACTTACGAATACCTGGAATACCAGAACGACGATAACTTATACCGAAGGCAATACCTATGACACAAAAGAACCGCTTTCTTCAATTCCTCCATTGTTTGGCAGAGTTGAGTTTAATTATGTAAGAAACCGTGTCGAAACAGGAGTAAATATGGTATTTAACGGGATCAAAAAAGCGGAGGATTACAACCTGTCTGAGGGAATTGATAATATTGAGCAAACGCCCTTCTTGATCGATCAGGATACCTACTACGGAAGCCCGCCGTGGTACACGCTGAATTATTACATGAGGTTCAAGACCTCGAAGTATGTGGATCTGCTAATTAACGTAGACAATATTATGGATCATCATTATAAAGAATTCGCTTCGGCGATAAGTGCCCCGGGACGAAACTTTTCTTTCACAGTTATCGGAAATTTTTAG
- a CDS encoding short chain dehydrogenase, producing MKILIIGGNGTIGTRLVEHFEERHEVLVAGRNNGDFLLDLTDIESIKEVLESIPSLDSIICVAGEAKWDDFKDLSEEDFYIGIKSKLMGQVNLVRIAQHYLRSKGSITLTTGILADDPVIKTSSAAMVNGALHSFVKAVALEIENELRINVVASGVVQDAYVKYKDFFPGHNPVPMYKVVNAYARSLEGKGNGEIIRVYE from the coding sequence ATGAAAATCCTGATTATCGGAGGAAATGGAACCATCGGAACAAGACTGGTCGAGCATTTCGAGGAAAGACACGAGGTGCTTGTGGCAGGAAGAAATAATGGAGATTTTTTACTCGATTTAACAGATATAGAATCGATTAAAGAGGTTCTGGAATCTATTCCTTCACTAGATTCCATAATTTGTGTGGCGGGAGAAGCAAAATGGGACGATTTTAAGGATCTGTCTGAAGAAGACTTCTATATCGGGATCAAAAGTAAATTAATGGGCCAGGTAAACCTTGTCAGGATCGCTCAGCACTATTTAAGGTCCAAAGGTTCAATCACTCTAACCACCGGAATTCTGGCAGATGACCCTGTGATCAAAACCAGCAGCGCGGCAATGGTAAACGGAGCGCTTCACAGCTTTGTAAAAGCTGTGGCTCTAGAAATCGAAAACGAACTACGAATCAATGTTGTGGCTTCTGGTGTCGTGCAAGATGCCTATGTAAAATATAAAGATTTCTTTCCGGGCCATAATCCTGTTCCCATGTATAAAGTAGTAAATGCCTACGCAAGGAGCCTTGAAGGAAAAGGTAACGGAGAGATTATTCGTGTTTATGAGTAA